A region from the Sulfurivermis fontis genome encodes:
- a CDS encoding site-2 protease family protein, translated as MDELNLLQRVVVWALPVLFAITVHETAHGWMALRLGDPTAMMLGRLSINPIKHIDPIGTVLVPGVLLLLGGFLFGWAKPVPITYENLRHPKRDMALVAAAGPLSNLVMALFWALVIRLGLELGAGTGAGIYLVYSGVAGIFINTILMVLNLLPLPPLDGGRVLVGVLPGPLSWRVSRLEPYGFPILLVLLFTGLLGKILWPVIELMLWAMSGISGLSGELYIGLLSVLMNL; from the coding sequence ATGGATGAACTGAATCTGCTGCAACGGGTGGTGGTCTGGGCCCTGCCGGTGCTGTTCGCCATCACCGTGCATGAAACCGCCCACGGCTGGATGGCGCTGCGCCTGGGGGACCCCACCGCCATGATGCTGGGGCGCCTCAGCATCAATCCGATCAAGCACATAGACCCCATCGGCACGGTGCTGGTGCCGGGGGTGCTGCTGTTGCTGGGCGGTTTTTTGTTCGGCTGGGCCAAGCCGGTGCCCATCACCTACGAAAACCTGCGCCACCCCAAGCGCGACATGGCCCTGGTGGCGGCGGCGGGGCCGCTGTCGAACCTGGTGATGGCTCTGTTCTGGGCACTGGTCATCCGCCTCGGCCTGGAACTGGGGGCGGGAACCGGGGCCGGCATCTATCTGGTGTACAGCGGTGTGGCCGGCATCTTCATCAATACCATTCTGATGGTGCTGAACCTGTTGCCGCTGCCGCCACTGGATGGCGGCCGGGTGCTGGTGGGGGTGTTGCCGGGGCCCCTGTCCTGGCGCGTGTCCCGCCTCGAACCCTACGGTTTCCCGATCCTGCTGGTGCTGCTGTTCACCGGCCTGCTGGGCAAGATCCTGTGGCCGGTCATCGAACTGATGCTGTGGGCGATGTCCGGCATCTCTGGCCTGTCCGGTGAGCTTTATATAGGCTTGCTTTCCGTTTTGATGAATCTCTAG
- a CDS encoding L-threonylcarbamoyladenylate synthase, with the protein MSQFFQIHAGTPQPRLIRQAADLLRGGAVIVYPTDSGYALGCLSGDKDAIERIRQIRRLDERHNFTLVCRDLSEIATYAKVDNSTYRLLKQLTPGPYTFILDATREVPRRLQHPKRKTIGIRVPDNAIAQALLAELGEPLMSTTLILPGDDLPLSDPYEFRSQLERQVDLIIDGGYGDLEPTTVIDLVDGVPVVVRQGKGDASRLEG; encoded by the coding sequence ATGAGCCAGTTTTTCCAAATCCATGCCGGAACGCCGCAGCCACGCCTGATCCGTCAGGCGGCGGACCTGTTGCGCGGCGGCGCCGTCATTGTCTATCCCACCGACTCCGGCTATGCCCTCGGCTGCCTCAGCGGCGACAAGGATGCCATCGAACGCATCCGCCAGATCCGCCGCCTGGACGAGCGCCACAACTTCACCCTGGTGTGCCGCGACCTGTCGGAGATCGCCACCTATGCCAAGGTGGACAACAGCACCTATCGCCTGCTCAAGCAGCTGACGCCGGGACCGTATACCTTCATCCTGGACGCCACCCGCGAGGTGCCGCGCCGCCTGCAGCACCCCAAGCGCAAGACCATCGGCATCCGCGTACCGGACAACGCCATCGCCCAGGCCCTGCTGGCGGAACTGGGCGAACCGCTGATGAGCACCACCCTGATCCTGCCCGGTGACGACTTGCCGCTGAGTGATCCCTATGAGTTCCGCAGTCAGTTGGAGCGCCAGGTGGACCTGATCATCGACGGCGGCTACGGCGATCTGGAACCCACCACGGTCATCGATCTGGTGGACGGCGTGCCGGTGGTGGTGCGCCAGGGCAAGGGCGACGCCAGCCGTCTCGAGGGCTGA
- a CDS encoding PHP domain-containing protein, whose protein sequence is MSCHDLHSHSWVSDGTLSPTALVQRAAAAGVDVLALTDHDDTAGCAEAQAAAAACGIEVLAGVEVSVTWQGMTVHVVGLAIDPAAPALQAGLERLREFRGWRAEEMGRRLAARGIDGAYEGAAALSRGRIISRTHFAHYLVSRGCGKDVRDIFKHYLKRNKPGHVPGQWAALEEAVGWIRAAGGVAVLAHPARYELTSSKLRRLLGEFMECGGEAMEVISGSHTPDDVQAMARHARALGLLASAGSDFHGPENPWVELGRLPPLPEGLTPVWQHWQAARGAA, encoded by the coding sequence ATGTCCTGCCACGACCTCCACAGCCATAGTTGGGTTTCCGACGGAACACTCAGCCCGACCGCATTGGTGCAGCGCGCCGCCGCCGCCGGGGTGGACGTGTTGGCGCTGACCGACCATGATGACACCGCCGGTTGTGCCGAGGCCCAGGCCGCTGCCGCAGCCTGTGGCATCGAGGTGCTGGCCGGGGTGGAGGTGTCGGTGACCTGGCAGGGGATGACCGTTCACGTCGTTGGCCTCGCCATCGACCCGGCAGCCCCGGCCCTGCAGGCCGGGCTGGAGAGGCTGCGGGAGTTCCGCGGCTGGCGCGCCGAGGAGATGGGCCGGCGCCTGGCGGCGCGCGGCATCGACGGCGCCTATGAGGGCGCGGCGGCCCTGAGCCGCGGCCGCATCATCAGCCGCACCCACTTTGCCCACTATCTGGTCAGCCGCGGCTGCGGCAAGGACGTGCGCGACATCTTCAAGCACTACCTCAAGCGCAACAAGCCGGGCCATGTGCCGGGCCAGTGGGCGGCACTGGAAGAGGCGGTGGGCTGGATCCGCGCCGCCGGCGGGGTGGCGGTGCTGGCTCATCCGGCGCGTTACGAGCTGACCTCCAGCAAGCTGCGCCGCCTGCTCGGCGAGTTCATGGAGTGTGGCGGCGAGGCCATGGAGGTGATCTCAGGCAGCCATACCCCCGACGATGTGCAGGCCATGGCGCGTCATGCCCGCGCCCTCGGTCTGCTGGCCTCGGCCGGTTCCGATTTCCATGGCCCGGAGAATCCCTGGGTCGAACTGGGCCGTCTGCCGCCCTTGCCCGAGGGCCTCACCCCGGTGTGGCAGCACTGGCAAGCGGCGCGCGGCGCCGCCTGA
- a CDS encoding septation protein A gives MKLLFDLFPVLLFFLAYKLHDIYVATAVAIVAAFVQVGWFWWRHRRFETMHLVTLGLIAVLGGATLWLHNEEFIKWKPTVVNWLFGAAFLGSRFIGRKTLVERMMGTAIALPAAIWQRLNLAWAGFFLALGGANLYVVYRFDTDTWVNFKLFGMMGLTLAFMVAQAFYLARHVRTEPDSQESD, from the coding sequence ATGAAACTGCTGTTCGATCTGTTCCCCGTCCTGCTGTTTTTCCTGGCCTATAAACTGCACGACATCTATGTGGCAACCGCTGTGGCCATCGTCGCCGCCTTTGTGCAGGTGGGCTGGTTCTGGTGGCGCCACCGCCGTTTCGAAACCATGCACCTGGTCACCCTCGGCCTCATCGCCGTACTGGGCGGCGCCACCCTGTGGCTGCACAACGAAGAATTCATCAAATGGAAGCCCACGGTGGTCAACTGGCTGTTCGGTGCCGCCTTCCTCGGCAGCCGCTTCATCGGCCGCAAGACGCTGGTGGAACGCATGATGGGCACGGCCATCGCCCTGCCTGCCGCCATCTGGCAGCGTCTGAACCTGGCCTGGGCCGGGTTCTTTCTCGCCCTCGGCGGCGCCAATCTGTATGTCGTGTACCGCTTCGATACCGACACCTGGGTCAATTTCAAGCTGTTCGGCATGATGGGCCTGACCCTGGCCTTCATGGTAGCGCAGGCCTTTTATCTGGCGCGCCACGTCAGAACGGAACCCGACA